Proteins encoded together in one Myxocyprinus asiaticus isolate MX2 ecotype Aquarium Trade chromosome 21, UBuf_Myxa_2, whole genome shotgun sequence window:
- the LOC127412434 gene encoding uncharacterized protein LOC127412434 yields the protein MTSLPLEEVFKSLTSIHQAKYQALMELRMEQEKRFKVLLQAQAEDWRVLRSLIPQEGASAITPTAAGPHVTQVNILELFEHTARALKWPRSQWVVHLLSLLSGEAQLVAQQLQVANFLGYTNLKKAILQRVSRSPEQHCQRFPTLALSEVSHPSAFPQQLCDASRWWLLAEEEGDAADVINIVALEQFISRLQKGTAKWVKCHHPVLLEEAIQLAEDHIAVYPGDGW from the exons ATGACGTCCTTGCCGCTGGAAGAAGTCTTCAagtccctcaccagcatccaccaagcaaaatatcaggccctcatggagctgcGCATGGAGCAGGAGAAGCGCTTCAAggtgctcctccaggcccaagcagagGACTGGCGGGTGTTGCGGAGCTTGATACCCCAGGAGGGGGCTTCAGCCATAACCCCAACAGCAGCAGGACCCCATGTGACGCAAGTGAATATCTTGGAGCTCTTCGAGCACACAGCAAGAGCCCTGAAGTGGCCACGCTCACAGTGGGTGGTCCATCTGCTATCAttgctgtctggggaagcccaactcgtggcACAACAACTTCAGGTGGCCAACTTCCTGGGGTATACCaatttgaagaaagccatcctgcaacgggtcagCCGCAGCCCGGAACAGCATTGCCAGCGGTTCCCCACTCTGGCGCTGAGCGAGGTCAGCCACCCTTCTGCCTTCCCACAACAGCTCTGCGACGCCAGCCggtggtggttgctggctgaggaggAGGGCGACGCTGCCGACGTCATCAACATCGTggcactggagcagttcatctcccggCTGCAGAAGGGGACGGCAAAGTGGGTCAAATGCCACCATCCGGTGTTGCTGGAGGAGGCAATCcagttggctgaggaccatatagcAGTGTATCCAGGGGACG gctggtga